From Astyanax mexicanus isolate ESR-SI-001 chromosome 13, AstMex3_surface, whole genome shotgun sequence, the proteins below share one genomic window:
- the oard1 gene encoding ADP-ribose glycohydrolase OARD1 isoform X3, whose translation MKTENITFHVMSKWLMSSSPGQHTAEGSKLKCVKGDLFSCPATEALAHCISEDCRMGAGIAVLFKKKFGGVDQLLAQKKKPGECAVLKRSGRFVYYLITKKRYSHKPTYETLRQSLEAMKTHCLENGVTRLSMPRIGCGLDRLRWDRVIVMIEEVFQNTDVTITVYLL comes from the exons Atgaagacagagaatat AACATTCCATGTAATGAGTAAGTGGCTGATGTCCTCCTCTCCTGGTCAGCACACAGCAGAGGGCAGTAAGCTGAAGTGTGTGAAGGGGGATCTGTTCTCCTGCCCTGCAACAGAAGCCCTCGCTCACTGTATCAGTGAAGACTGCCGCATGGGAGCAGGCATCGCGGTCCTCTTCAAAAAGAAGTTTGGTGGAGTGGATCAACTCCTAGCGCAGA AGAAGAAACCTGGGGAGTGTGCTGTACTTAAGCGATCGGGCCGATTTGTTTACTACCTG ATCACAAAGAAAAGGTACAGCCATAAGCCCACCTATGAAACACTCAGACAAAGCCTGGAGGCCATGAAAACACACTGCTTAGAGAATGGAGTGACCAGACTATCCATGCCTCG GATTGGCTGTGGACTGGATCGACTGAGATGGGACAGAGTGATTGTGATGATTGAAGAAGTCTTCCAGAACACAGATGTGACCATAACGGTATATTTACTGTAG
- the guca1b gene encoding guanylyl cyclase-activating protein 2, whose protein sequence is MGQRLSDDSDDKEIDVAELQEWYKKFVVECPSGTLFKHEFKSFFGVTDNQEAADYIENMFRAFDKNGDNTIDFLEYVAALNLVLRGKLEHKLKWTFKMYDKDGSGCIDKTELKEIVESIYRMKKACHGELDEECNLLTPDQVVDRIFELVDENGDGELSLDEFIDGARRDKWVMKMLQMDVNPGDWINEQRRRSANF, encoded by the exons ATGGGTCAGCGTCTCAGCGACGATTCAGACGATAAGGAGATCGATGTAGCCGAGCTGCAGGAGTGGTATAAGAAATTTGTGGTGGAATGCCCAAGCGGGACCCTCTTCAAACACGAGTTCAAGAGCTTCTTTGGTGTGACCGACAACCAAGAGGCAGCGGATTACATCGAGAACATGTTCCGAGCTTTTGATAAAAATGGG GACAACACTATTGATTTCCTGGAATACGTCGCAGCCCTGAATCTGGTACTGCGAGGCAAACTGGAGCATAAACTCAAATGGACTTTTAAAATGTACGATAAGGACGGCAGCGGCTGTATCGACAAAACAGAGCTCAAGGAGATTGTGGAG TCAATCTACCGAATGAAGAAGGCGTGTCATGGAGAGCTGGACGAGGAGTGTAACCTACTGACCCCAGACCAGGTGGTGGACCGGATATTTGAGCTGGTGGATGAGAACGGAGATG GGGAACTCTCTCTGGATGAGTTCATTGATGGCGCGCGGCGTGACAAGTGGGTCATGAAGATGCTGCAGATGGATGTGAACCCAGGAGACTGGATCAACGAGCAGCGGCGGAGGAGCGCCAATTTCTAA
- the apobec2b gene encoding C->U-editing enzyme APOBEC-2b — MADKKAVGKVSIIKRKEKKVENKPEKEKEKKVETKPEKEKEKGKEKEEKMKNKPEKAPEKPKVEEQKPQGNGEAAEAEGAQGGTEDGEFKYEPIELPPFEIIIGDRLCPTFFKFQFKNVEYSCGRNKTFLCYQVDIQSSSGEPDGLRGYLEDEHTGTHAEVAFFQQVLPQYDKSLRYTVTWYTSSSPCVACASKLGEILRVRKTLRLNIHCSRLFLWEEPEVQAALKALVQAGCKLRMMRPVDFTYVWSTFVENEEESFAPWEDCQDSYEYYDEKLANILQ, encoded by the exons ATGGCAGACAAAAAGGCCGTCGGCAAAGTGAgtataataaaaagaaaagagaagaaagtgGAGAACAAGCCTGAaaaggagaaggagaaaaaaGTGGAGACCAAGCctgaaaaggagaaagaaaaagggaaagagaaggaggagaagatgaAAAACAAGCCAGAGAAGGCCCCAGAAAAACCAAAGGTAGAAGAGCAGAAGCCACAGGGAAACGGGGAGGCAGCTGAAGCTGAAGGGGCACAGGGAGGTACCGAGGATGGAGAGTTCAAATATGAGCCTATAGAGCTTCCGCCATTTGAGATCATCATAGG agATCGACTCTGCCCCACTTTCTTCAAGTTCCAGTTCAAAAACGTGGAGTACTCCTGTGGCCGAAACAAGACCTTCCTGTGTTACCAGGTGGACATTCAGAGCAGCTCAGGAGAACCTGATGGGCTCCGGGGTTACTTGGAGGATGAGCACACCGGCACTCATGCTGAGGTGGCCTTCTTTCAACAGGTGCTTCCCCAGTATGACAAATCTCTGCGCTACACGGTCACCTGGTACACATCATCCAGTCCCTGTGTAGCATGTGCAAGCAAGCTAGGAGAAATCCTGAGAGTCCGCAAGACACTCCGTCTTAACATCCACTGCTCCCGCCTCTTCTTGTGGGAGGAGCCTGAGGTGCAAGCGGCGTTAAAGGCACTGGTACAGGCAGGGTGCAAACTGAGGATGATGAGGCCAGTGGACTTTACTTATGTTTGGTCCACTTTTGTGGAGAACGAGGAAGAGAGTTTTGCTCCCTGGGAGGACTGTCAAGATAGCTATGAGTACTACGACGAGAAGCTCGCCAACATTCTGCAGTAG
- the oard1 gene encoding ADP-ribose glycohydrolase OARD1 isoform X4, with the protein MAKEPKSQPGVALHKNEDREYHTAEGSKLKCVKGDLFSCPATEALAHCISEDCRMGAGIAVLFKKKFGGVDQLLAQKKKPGECAVLKRSGRFVYYLITKKRYSHKPTYETLRQSLEAMKTHCLENGVTRLSMPRIGCGLDRLRWDRVIVMIEEVFQNTDVTITVYLL; encoded by the exons ATGGCTAAAGAACCCAAGAGCCAGCCTGGTGTTGCACTTCATAAGAAtgaagacagagaatat CACACAGCAGAGGGCAGTAAGCTGAAGTGTGTGAAGGGGGATCTGTTCTCCTGCCCTGCAACAGAAGCCCTCGCTCACTGTATCAGTGAAGACTGCCGCATGGGAGCAGGCATCGCGGTCCTCTTCAAAAAGAAGTTTGGTGGAGTGGATCAACTCCTAGCGCAGA AGAAGAAACCTGGGGAGTGTGCTGTACTTAAGCGATCGGGCCGATTTGTTTACTACCTG ATCACAAAGAAAAGGTACAGCCATAAGCCCACCTATGAAACACTCAGACAAAGCCTGGAGGCCATGAAAACACACTGCTTAGAGAATGGAGTGACCAGACTATCCATGCCTCG GATTGGCTGTGGACTGGATCGACTGAGATGGGACAGAGTGATTGTGATGATTGAAGAAGTCTTCCAGAACACAGATGTGACCATAACGGTATATTTACTGTAG
- the oard1 gene encoding ADP-ribose glycohydrolase OARD1 isoform X1 — protein MRKWLKNPRASLVLHFIRMKTENITFHVMSKWLMSSSPGQHTAEGSKLKCVKGDLFSCPATEALAHCISEDCRMGAGIAVLFKKKFGGVDQLLAQKKKPGECAVLKRSGRFVYYLITKKRYSHKPTYETLRQSLEAMKTHCLENGVTRLSMPRIGCGLDRLRWDRVIVMIEEVFQNTDVTITVYLL, from the exons ATGAGAAA ATGGCTAAAGAACCCAAGAGCCAGCCTGGTGTTGCACTTCATAAGAAtgaagacagagaatat AACATTCCATGTAATGAGTAAGTGGCTGATGTCCTCCTCTCCTGGTCAGCACACAGCAGAGGGCAGTAAGCTGAAGTGTGTGAAGGGGGATCTGTTCTCCTGCCCTGCAACAGAAGCCCTCGCTCACTGTATCAGTGAAGACTGCCGCATGGGAGCAGGCATCGCGGTCCTCTTCAAAAAGAAGTTTGGTGGAGTGGATCAACTCCTAGCGCAGA AGAAGAAACCTGGGGAGTGTGCTGTACTTAAGCGATCGGGCCGATTTGTTTACTACCTG ATCACAAAGAAAAGGTACAGCCATAAGCCCACCTATGAAACACTCAGACAAAGCCTGGAGGCCATGAAAACACACTGCTTAGAGAATGGAGTGACCAGACTATCCATGCCTCG GATTGGCTGTGGACTGGATCGACTGAGATGGGACAGAGTGATTGTGATGATTGAAGAAGTCTTCCAGAACACAGATGTGACCATAACGGTATATTTACTGTAG
- the oard1 gene encoding ADP-ribose glycohydrolase OARD1 isoform X2: MYHRNEKMAKEPKSQPGVALHKNEDREYHTAEGSKLKCVKGDLFSCPATEALAHCISEDCRMGAGIAVLFKKKFGGVDQLLAQKKKPGECAVLKRSGRFVYYLITKKRYSHKPTYETLRQSLEAMKTHCLENGVTRLSMPRIGCGLDRLRWDRVIVMIEEVFQNTDVTITVYLL, encoded by the exons ATGTACCACAGAAATGAGAAA ATGGCTAAAGAACCCAAGAGCCAGCCTGGTGTTGCACTTCATAAGAAtgaagacagagaatat CACACAGCAGAGGGCAGTAAGCTGAAGTGTGTGAAGGGGGATCTGTTCTCCTGCCCTGCAACAGAAGCCCTCGCTCACTGTATCAGTGAAGACTGCCGCATGGGAGCAGGCATCGCGGTCCTCTTCAAAAAGAAGTTTGGTGGAGTGGATCAACTCCTAGCGCAGA AGAAGAAACCTGGGGAGTGTGCTGTACTTAAGCGATCGGGCCGATTTGTTTACTACCTG ATCACAAAGAAAAGGTACAGCCATAAGCCCACCTATGAAACACTCAGACAAAGCCTGGAGGCCATGAAAACACACTGCTTAGAGAATGGAGTGACCAGACTATCCATGCCTCG GATTGGCTGTGGACTGGATCGACTGAGATGGGACAGAGTGATTGTGATGATTGAAGAAGTCTTCCAGAACACAGATGTGACCATAACGGTATATTTACTGTAG